In Desulfitobacterium chlororespirans DSM 11544, one DNA window encodes the following:
- a CDS encoding FAD-dependent oxidoreductase, giving the protein MGISRREFLTGVGAAGLVAATGGGLAGCAPAAPATSDPSPDQGSAAGVAAAGELIAAAYLNPQDYDYRQNTTDFKTLFSPLKIGSLNLNHRMVKSAAGSAAYLAGFTDELLQYYVNFAKGGVELIWVEDIAAFEPPADGSPIPMATVEFGRKLVKECGKYGAKLGYQWAQFPRTPVGSMTAKDIAEAQAHGVALAQAMQQMGFAALEINAAGFNLGEQFLSRFHNNRTDEYGAGSLENRARFVTECIQKIKKACGSDFVVQILIDCIEENDNLTNNATLMTLDNAVTAPHNKVTTIEEGIGMAKLFEAAGCDSMHLRLGPLGNHPCQFGSDLYFILNGIEGATGYGTQWDFSRHWQGQLIGNHSGAGMLIDIVARYKKALSIPCGTVTYMDPAHAPDYFEKALADGKLDFYIMNRPLTVDSDYVKKLKEGRRDEIAPCTRCLHCHIGSNEMNRAMGYCRVNALTQRVMTDKGPKTYELQPAAAAKKVMVIGGGPAGMEAARIAAARGHKVTLYEKSSSLGGNLSFARMVKGPHENLDDLKAYLIRQQELNGVTVVLNKEVDAALINSTAPDAVILAVGSLPGKVGASGGNVPILDLIKFMGNGTGKNVVVFGSNAQAFDAALWLTVHKKKVTIVTPNKNEDLDKQQSQHAMRFMTTALYSLGVKVYPESTIKEIGDGQITVATNGGFETVIAADSIINAADLLPNKSLLDGISVRETYAIGDCNEPFNIALAIRAGNDVGRTV; this is encoded by the coding sequence ATGGGTATATCAAGACGTGAATTTTTGACCGGTGTGGGGGCAGCCGGTCTGGTTGCCGCCACCGGAGGGGGGCTTGCCGGGTGCGCGCCCGCCGCACCGGCAACCAGTGATCCCAGCCCCGACCAAGGAAGTGCTGCCGGCGTCGCAGCCGCAGGAGAACTGATCGCGGCGGCTTATCTCAATCCTCAGGATTACGACTACCGCCAAAATACCACTGACTTCAAGACACTGTTTTCACCCCTGAAGATCGGCTCGCTCAATCTCAACCACCGCATGGTTAAATCTGCCGCCGGATCAGCCGCTTATCTGGCCGGGTTTACCGATGAACTGCTTCAGTACTATGTCAACTTTGCCAAGGGTGGCGTCGAGCTGATCTGGGTCGAAGACATTGCCGCGTTTGAGCCGCCTGCCGATGGCAGCCCCATCCCTATGGCAACGGTGGAATTTGGCCGGAAGCTCGTCAAGGAGTGCGGCAAATACGGTGCCAAACTGGGTTATCAGTGGGCGCAGTTTCCAAGAACACCGGTTGGATCCATGACAGCCAAGGACATTGCCGAGGCACAAGCTCATGGCGTGGCCCTTGCTCAGGCGATGCAGCAAATGGGCTTTGCCGCCCTGGAGATCAACGCTGCCGGATTTAACCTGGGCGAGCAGTTTCTTTCCCGCTTCCACAACAACCGCACGGATGAATACGGTGCCGGCAGCCTGGAAAATCGCGCCCGCTTTGTGACCGAATGTATCCAGAAAATCAAAAAAGCCTGCGGCAGCGACTTTGTCGTACAAATCCTGATCGATTGCATTGAAGAAAACGATAATCTGACCAACAACGCCACCCTGATGACCTTAGACAATGCGGTGACCGCTCCTCACAATAAAGTAACCACCATTGAAGAAGGTATCGGTATGGCCAAGCTGTTCGAGGCCGCCGGCTGCGATTCCATGCATCTTCGCTTAGGCCCTCTGGGCAACCACCCTTGCCAATTCGGCAGCGATCTTTACTTTATCCTAAATGGGATTGAGGGTGCGACCGGTTACGGTACCCAGTGGGATTTCTCTAGGCACTGGCAAGGCCAGCTGATCGGCAACCATAGCGGTGCCGGGATGCTGATCGACATTGTCGCCCGGTATAAAAAGGCCCTCAGCATCCCTTGCGGCACCGTCACCTATATGGACCCGGCCCATGCCCCGGATTACTTCGAGAAGGCTCTGGCCGACGGCAAACTCGATTTCTATATCATGAACCGCCCGCTGACCGTGGACTCCGACTATGTCAAGAAGCTGAAAGAGGGACGCAGAGATGAAATCGCTCCCTGCACCCGTTGCCTGCATTGCCACATCGGCTCCAACGAGATGAACCGGGCCATGGGTTATTGCCGTGTTAACGCACTGACCCAGCGGGTCATGACCGATAAAGGCCCCAAGACCTATGAACTTCAACCGGCTGCGGCAGCGAAGAAGGTCATGGTCATCGGCGGCGGTCCTGCCGGGATGGAAGCCGCCCGCATCGCCGCCGCCCGTGGTCACAAGGTCACACTCTATGAAAAGAGCAGTTCTCTGGGCGGCAACCTCTCCTTTGCCCGCATGGTCAAAGGGCCTCACGAAAATCTGGACGACCTTAAGGCCTATCTGATCAGGCAGCAGGAGCTGAACGGCGTGACCGTCGTTTTGAACAAGGAAGTGGATGCGGCACTGATAAACAGCACTGCTCCGGACGCCGTAATCCTTGCCGTGGGCTCTTTGCCTGGCAAGGTGGGGGCAAGCGGCGGCAACGTGCCGATCCTTGACCTTATCAAATTCATGGGCAACGGCACCGGTAAAAACGTCGTGGTCTTCGGCTCCAACGCCCAGGCCTTCGATGCGGCTTTGTGGCTCACCGTGCACAAAAAGAAGGTCACCATTGTGACTCCGAATAAGAACGAAGATCTGGACAAACAGCAGTCTCAGCACGCCATGCGCTTTATGACCACCGCCCTCTATTCTCTGGGGGTAAAAGTCTATCCTGAGTCCACGATCAAGGAAATCGGAGACGGACAGATTACCGTTGCCACGAATGGCGGGTTCGAAACCGTCATTGCCGCGGACTCGATCATCAACGCAGCCGATCTGCTGCCGAACAAGTCTTTGCTGGACGGGATATCCGTGAGAGAGACTTATGCAATCGGCGACTGCAACGAGCCATTTAACATTGCTTTGGCCATCCGGGCCGGAAATGATGTTGGCCGCACTGTGTAG
- a CDS encoding threonine aldolase family protein — MRSIIDYRSDAVTLATFEMRQAMANAEVGDDFAGEDPTVKQLEAMSAQMFGKEAGLFVISATMANQIAIMTSTQPGDEVLVGEESHIFNMETGGLAALSGVQARPLRSSNGEFSLSDVQRAVRKGGLQSPITRVLCLENTYDLNLGLPLSQEYMSEISMLAHDHDVLVYLDGARIFNAATALKIEPEFLCRGIDVLQFSLCKGLSAPVGAILLGTKDFIAQARRVRQRIGGGVTKAGYMAAAGVVALQTMIDRIEEDHIHAKRLAFKLAEVDESLVNVEKTLTNIVQISLKNAGKDAVLLTAELEKQGIKIKTVDQTTCRLVTHWGITVSDVDKTSEAIKRILGR; from the coding sequence ATGAGATCAATTATTGATTATAGAAGCGATGCGGTGACATTAGCAACATTTGAGATGCGTCAGGCGATGGCCAATGCTGAAGTCGGAGATGACTTTGCGGGCGAAGATCCCACAGTTAAACAGTTGGAAGCTATGAGCGCTCAAATGTTTGGCAAAGAAGCAGGGTTATTTGTTATTTCAGCGACAATGGCCAACCAAATCGCCATTATGACCTCTACACAGCCTGGAGACGAGGTTTTAGTGGGTGAAGAGTCCCATATTTTTAATATGGAAACAGGAGGGCTAGCGGCTCTTTCCGGAGTTCAGGCCAGACCTCTTCGAAGTTCAAACGGAGAGTTCAGTTTGTCTGATGTTCAACGGGCTGTTCGAAAGGGTGGGCTTCAATCACCGATTACAAGGGTGCTGTGTCTGGAAAATACCTATGATTTAAATCTTGGCCTCCCGCTATCCCAAGAATATATGTCGGAGATCTCGATGCTGGCACATGACCATGATGTGCTGGTTTATTTGGATGGAGCCCGAATATTCAATGCAGCAACGGCCTTAAAAATTGAGCCTGAGTTTCTATGCCGAGGCATTGATGTCCTGCAATTTTCTCTTTGCAAAGGATTGAGCGCTCCTGTAGGTGCTATTCTTCTGGGAACAAAGGATTTCATTGCCCAAGCACGGAGAGTTCGGCAGAGAATTGGCGGTGGAGTGACAAAGGCTGGTTATATGGCTGCAGCAGGAGTTGTCGCACTGCAAACCATGATTGATAGGATTGAAGAAGATCATATCCATGCCAAGCGCTTGGCTTTTAAACTTGCAGAAGTAGACGAGAGCCTGGTCAATGTGGAAAAGACCTTGACCAATATTGTTCAAATCAGTCTTAAAAATGCAGGAAAAGATGCGGTGCTTCTGACCGCTGAATTAGAAAAGCAGGGTATAAAAATTAAAACCGTAGATCAAACAACGTGCAGGTTAGTTACTCATTGGGGGATTACGGTCAGTGATGTTGATAAAACAAGTGAGGCGATAAAGAGGATACTGGGACGGTAG
- a CDS encoding molybdopterin-dependent oxidoreductase, with product MADYKEYLSGINRELYHEGEWQWEEGEYTVTRSHQYTAPGCHNSCGVLLYTKDGKLEKVEGDPLNPFNNGKLCMRCLNLVEAVDHPDRLKYPMKRVGERGENKWQRISWDEAYAIICEKVNYYKKDFGPESIVGVHGTGRNINWQLPMLFNAGIQTPNISTLFFSGFACYLPRIVGSTAVNGDFMIVDASVQHPDRYANAEWQAPECVIVWGNDPLKSNADGFLGHWLVQCMQMGTKIISVDPRLTWWSARAEVWLPIRPGTDAALAIGMLNIIIEEDLYDHDFVENWTYGFEELAARVKEYPVAKVAEITGLPAEKIQKAARLFAQAKPAAIQWGLAFEQQISCMSLVLAVADLIGITGNIDVPGGMLLVRHAFNAHRHYNCGSEFTPPEAAAKKLNGAAKGVAENSIVPHADSDVILRAMETGKPYPLKMLWVQSSNSLACPAMDAPRALEAMKKMEFILVADPFLTPTAVAVADIVLPVGMGPERNSVRNWWTPMRAQSKVCQYYEAKGDEEIVVEFGKRLNPEAFPFENDVDLLNWYLTMDGDYPGNWSDLREKTWEYWDWDAAYRKYEKGMLREDGEMGFNTPTGKLELAPLMYMQWELDPLPFHIEPPEGPVTTPELYAEYPLILTTGARSYEFFHSEHRQLPTMREFHPDPLVTMHPEVAAANGIKAGEWVWIESPRGRFKQKAYLTPGINPRVINAEHGWWFPEQGPENWFGVFDSNPNNLTRAEVTGQGGIGSPIKSMLCKIYKVEEGVNDLISPTEQVVKLGGFKHG from the coding sequence ATGGCTGATTACAAAGAGTACTTATCCGGTATAAACCGTGAACTTTACCATGAGGGTGAGTGGCAATGGGAAGAGGGAGAGTACACTGTAACCCGCTCCCACCAGTATACAGCGCCGGGCTGCCACAATTCCTGCGGAGTATTGTTGTATACCAAAGACGGTAAACTGGAAAAAGTGGAGGGAGACCCTCTCAATCCCTTTAACAATGGCAAGTTATGCATGAGATGTTTGAACTTAGTGGAAGCGGTGGACCATCCCGACCGCTTAAAATACCCCATGAAACGGGTTGGCGAACGGGGTGAAAACAAATGGCAGCGCATTTCCTGGGATGAGGCCTATGCAATAATTTGTGAAAAAGTAAATTATTATAAAAAGGATTTTGGGCCGGAATCCATCGTAGGGGTTCACGGTACCGGCCGGAATATTAACTGGCAGCTGCCCATGCTGTTTAATGCGGGAATCCAGACCCCCAATATTTCCACTTTGTTCTTTTCCGGATTCGCCTGCTATCTGCCCCGTATCGTGGGCAGTACCGCCGTCAATGGGGATTTCATGATCGTGGATGCTTCGGTGCAGCATCCTGACCGTTATGCCAATGCCGAGTGGCAGGCCCCCGAATGTGTGATTGTGTGGGGCAACGATCCTTTAAAGAGCAATGCCGACGGCTTTCTGGGCCATTGGCTGGTCCAGTGCATGCAGATGGGCACCAAAATAATCTCCGTGGACCCCCGCCTGACCTGGTGGTCGGCCAGAGCGGAAGTCTGGCTGCCCATCCGTCCGGGAACCGATGCGGCCCTGGCCATTGGCATGCTCAATATCATTATTGAAGAAGATCTTTATGATCACGACTTTGTGGAAAACTGGACCTATGGTTTTGAAGAGCTGGCCGCAAGGGTAAAAGAATATCCCGTGGCCAAAGTTGCGGAAATCACCGGGTTACCGGCGGAAAAAATCCAAAAGGCCGCCCGCCTCTTCGCCCAGGCCAAACCGGCGGCGATTCAATGGGGTCTGGCTTTTGAACAGCAGATATCCTGTATGTCCTTGGTTTTAGCGGTGGCCGATCTCATCGGCATCACCGGGAATATCGATGTTCCCGGCGGAATGCTGCTGGTCAGACATGCCTTTAACGCCCACCGTCATTATAATTGCGGCAGCGAGTTCACCCCTCCGGAAGCAGCCGCCAAGAAACTGAATGGGGCAGCCAAGGGGGTTGCCGAGAACAGTATTGTTCCCCATGCTGATTCGGATGTCATCCTGCGGGCTATGGAAACGGGCAAACCTTATCCCCTGAAGATGCTTTGGGTGCAAAGCAGCAATTCACTGGCCTGTCCCGCCATGGATGCTCCCCGGGCTCTGGAGGCCATGAAGAAAATGGAGTTTATTCTCGTAGCCGATCCCTTCCTGACCCCGACGGCCGTAGCCGTGGCCGATATCGTTCTGCCGGTGGGAATGGGACCTGAGCGCAACAGTGTCCGCAACTGGTGGACACCCATGCGGGCCCAGAGCAAAGTCTGCCAATACTATGAAGCCAAAGGGGACGAGGAAATCGTGGTGGAATTCGGCAAAAGGCTGAACCCGGAAGCCTTCCCCTTTGAGAATGATGTGGATCTCCTCAACTGGTATCTGACCATGGACGGGGATTATCCGGGGAATTGGAGCGACCTGCGTGAGAAGACCTGGGAGTATTGGGATTGGGATGCGGCCTACCGCAAGTATGAAAAAGGCATGCTCCGTGAAGACGGTGAGATGGGCTTCAATACCCCCACCGGCAAGTTGGAGCTGGCCCCTCTGATGTATATGCAGTGGGAGCTGGACCCCCTTCCTTTCCACATCGAGCCCCCGGAAGGACCGGTGACCACCCCTGAGCTCTACGCAGAGTATCCCTTGATTCTGACCACAGGGGCTCGCTCCTATGAGTTCTTCCATTCTGAACACCGCCAGCTGCCCACCATGCGGGAATTCCATCCCGATCCCCTGGTGACCATGCACCCCGAGGTGGCTGCAGCCAATGGCATCAAAGCAGGGGAGTGGGTCTGGATCGAAAGCCCCCGGGGCCGCTTTAAACAAAAAGCCTATCTGACACCGGGCATCAATCCCCGGGTTATTAACGCGGAGCACGGCTGGTGGTTCCCGGAACAAGGTCCGGAAAATTGGTTCGGCGTATTCGACAGCAATCCCAACAACCTGACCCGGGCCGAGGTAACCGGGCAAGGTGGGATTGGTTCACCGATCAAGAGCATGCTGTGCAAAATCTATAAAGTCGAAGAAGGAGTCAATGATTTGATTTCGCCGACAGAACAAGTGGTCAAGCTGGGAGGGTTCAAACATGGCTGA
- a CDS encoding 4Fe-4S dicluster domain-containing protein, with protein sequence MADKDEKVYGILIDYEFCTGCHSCEVACKKELNLPANQFGIKLTEVGPWPIGEDRWEWVYMPVITKQCNLCEERVAAGKMPSCVQHCQAWCMYHGPVEELIKKMQGKSRMSLIAPRQ encoded by the coding sequence ATGGCTGATAAGGATGAGAAAGTCTATGGTATTTTAATTGATTATGAGTTTTGCACGGGCTGCCATAGCTGTGAAGTGGCCTGTAAGAAAGAATTGAATTTGCCCGCCAATCAATTTGGCATCAAACTGACGGAAGTTGGTCCCTGGCCCATCGGGGAGGATCGCTGGGAATGGGTCTACATGCCGGTGATTACCAAGCAATGCAATCTATGTGAGGAGCGTGTGGCCGCAGGGAAAATGCCCAGCTGTGTCCAGCATTGTCAGGCCTGGTGCATGTATCACGGACCGGTGGAAGAGCTGATTAAAAAGATGCAGGGGAAATCAAGAATGTCCCTGATTGCCCCCCGGCAATAA
- a CDS encoding methyltetrahydrofolate cobalamin methyltransferase: protein MIIIGEKINGTIPRVKEAIATKDERFISELALKQGEAGAHYIDVCAGTPPEQEVETLEWLIHSVQKATDTPICLDSPNPKAIEAVFNYVKHPGLINSVSLEGDKCEVVFPLIQGTPWQTVALTCDNEGIPKDAQSRVRIAQKLVEKAQAYGITPDRIHMDPLVIALSADNQSLLNFAEGTRKIKALYPDIKVTSGLSNISFGMPLRKIINQNFLALAMFAGMNSAILDPLNRELMATLLAVEALLGQDRHCRNFANAYRKQRIGPVKAAAG from the coding sequence TTGATTATTATCGGTGAAAAAATCAACGGAACCATTCCCCGCGTCAAGGAGGCTATTGCAACCAAAGATGAACGCTTTATCTCTGAGCTGGCCCTGAAGCAGGGGGAGGCGGGTGCGCATTATATCGATGTCTGTGCCGGCACCCCTCCCGAACAGGAAGTGGAAACCCTGGAATGGCTCATCCACAGTGTTCAGAAGGCTACGGATACCCCGATTTGCCTGGACAGTCCCAATCCAAAGGCCATTGAAGCGGTGTTTAACTATGTGAAACATCCGGGGCTGATCAACTCCGTGTCTTTGGAAGGGGATAAATGCGAGGTTGTTTTTCCCTTGATCCAGGGGACCCCGTGGCAAACGGTGGCCTTAACATGTGATAATGAGGGCATTCCTAAAGATGCTCAGAGCCGGGTAAGGATTGCCCAAAAGCTGGTGGAAAAAGCACAGGCTTATGGTATAACCCCGGACAGAATCCATATGGACCCCCTGGTGATCGCCTTGTCGGCGGACAATCAGTCCCTTTTAAATTTTGCGGAAGGGACCCGGAAGATCAAGGCCCTTTATCCTGATATCAAGGTGACTTCAGGTCTGAGCAATATTTCTTTTGGGATGCCTCTCCGAAAGATCATTAATCAGAACTTCCTGGCTTTAGCCATGTTTGCAGGAATGAACTCAGCCATCCTGGACCCCTTAAACAGAGAGCTGATGGCCACGCTCCTGGCTGTTGAAGCCCTGCTGGGGCAAGACCGGCACTGCCGCAATTTTGCCAATGCTTATCGGAAGCAAAGAATCGGGCCGGTAAAAGCAGCTGCCGGTTGA
- a CDS encoding cobalamin B12-binding domain-containing protein: MIDLRKLAQWISDLDEDAVMDALHDFVAANPSQEEAQEVVNACQQGMAMVGELFEKNEYYVGDLIFSGEILANALEVLKPVLGARDAAKAGSIVLGTVEGDLHDIGKNIFKGMAEAAGFEVYDLGIDQSAGAFVAKIKEVKPAIVGMSGVLTLALDSMKNIVVALEEAGLRKDLKVIIGGNPVTEDACRNIGADAFTINAAEGVKICKSWVAQ, from the coding sequence ATGATTGATTTAAGAAAGTTAGCCCAGTGGATCAGTGATTTGGATGAAGATGCGGTCATGGATGCGCTGCATGACTTTGTTGCCGCCAATCCCAGCCAAGAAGAGGCTCAGGAGGTGGTAAACGCATGTCAGCAGGGGATGGCCATGGTGGGTGAGCTGTTTGAGAAGAATGAGTATTATGTGGGGGATCTGATCTTTTCCGGCGAGATTTTAGCCAATGCCCTGGAGGTGCTGAAACCCGTTTTAGGCGCCAGGGATGCGGCTAAAGCCGGTTCCATCGTCCTCGGTACTGTTGAAGGGGATTTGCACGATATTGGCAAGAACATCTTTAAAGGGATGGCGGAAGCGGCGGGCTTTGAAGTTTATGACCTGGGTATCGATCAGTCCGCCGGTGCCTTTGTGGCCAAAATCAAGGAAGTGAAGCCGGCCATTGTCGGTATGAGCGGTGTTTTGACTCTGGCCCTGGACTCCATGAAGAACATCGTCGTTGCCCTTGAGGAAGCCGGCTTGCGCAAGGATCTGAAAGTGATTATCGGGGGTAATCCGGTGACGGAAGATGCCTGCAGGAACATTGGCGCCGATGCCTTTACGATCAATGCGGCTGAAGGGGTAAAGATCTGCAAGAGCTGGGTAGCTCAGTAG
- a CDS encoding uroporphyrinogen decarboxylase family protein, with translation MERAQELYQERLTRLNTAFANGKPDCVPILSMAAEYVYRIQDIRPIDAYQDIGVMEKAYRNFFSEVYFDGFLIPVIGRNKLDTLRLLGGGTSQYLPDGSFQTKPGSINVMEPSEYDDLIADPARFFIEKVMPRRFKLLAEDYSAEKYETFVEALRSLLAGRSATQPVTDMLKHELGLVELQQGGMYNPVDIILDFLRDFQGISGDIKRRPEAVRDAGLAIMDWLLAMATMNPPDENKRITIPMHLPTFLRPKEFETVYWPSYKKFAYALAERGYQIYYLFEGNYEHLHDYLQELPKNRVSGLFEHDDLKLVKKNLGHMMCIVGGMPTRMLYYQTPEECIAHVKNVLDTVAVDGGFILGPDVPMLSKTDGKLANFKAVNDFVHHYGLYS, from the coding sequence TTGGAACGTGCCCAAGAGCTTTATCAAGAGCGCCTGACCAGACTTAATACAGCCTTTGCCAATGGCAAACCCGACTGCGTGCCGATTTTGAGCATGGCAGCCGAATATGTCTATCGGATTCAGGATATCAGGCCCATTGATGCCTACCAGGATATAGGGGTTATGGAAAAGGCCTACCGCAATTTCTTCTCTGAAGTCTACTTCGACGGGTTTCTGATTCCGGTGATCGGCAGGAACAAACTGGATACTCTGCGGCTGTTAGGGGGAGGGACGTCTCAATACTTGCCCGACGGCTCCTTTCAGACCAAACCCGGCTCCATCAATGTTATGGAACCCAGTGAGTATGACGACTTGATCGCTGATCCGGCCCGGTTTTTTATCGAAAAGGTTATGCCCAGACGGTTTAAGCTGCTGGCTGAAGACTACAGTGCCGAAAAATATGAAACCTTTGTTGAGGCCCTCAGAAGTCTTTTAGCAGGCCGCAGCGCCACCCAGCCGGTTACCGATATGTTGAAACATGAGCTGGGTCTTGTGGAACTCCAGCAGGGGGGCATGTATAATCCGGTGGATATTATTCTGGACTTCCTCAGGGATTTCCAGGGGATTTCCGGCGATATTAAACGCCGTCCGGAAGCCGTGAGGGATGCCGGACTGGCTATTATGGACTGGCTGCTGGCCATGGCAACCATGAACCCGCCGGATGAGAATAAACGGATTACCATTCCCATGCATCTGCCTACCTTCTTGAGGCCAAAGGAGTTCGAAACGGTTTACTGGCCCTCTTATAAGAAATTTGCTTACGCTTTGGCGGAGCGGGGCTATCAAATTTATTATCTATTTGAAGGAAACTACGAGCACCTTCATGACTATCTCCAGGAGCTGCCGAAGAACAGGGTGTCCGGGCTGTTTGAACATGACGATCTCAAGCTGGTCAAGAAAAACTTGGGACATATGATGTGTATCGTGGGCGGCATGCCGACGCGGATGCTTTATTATCAAACGCCGGAAGAGTGCATCGCCCATGTAAAAAATGTCCTGGATACGGTAGCCGTCGATGGGGGCTTTATCCTGGGCCCGGATGTCCCCATGCTGTCCAAAACAGACGGGAAATTGGCAAATTTCAAAGCAGTCAATGACTTTGTTCATCATTATGGGCTGTATAGCTGA
- a CDS encoding MFS transporter has product MSEPKPGQKPHYGGAVKAAVLSIMLLQYLQALTSPAAGAILKHFEQFGYTSLDIKQIQTIPTLVMIFACMAIIPMANKLRKKTILKIAMALIFFGGIAPGIGPDSMMFIYACRVVFGCGYGMIYALASSFIVDLFDGPEQKQMMGWKTAAGSIGGIIFQTVGGFLAAMYWKYAFLGFLVALPFILLILWKCPDPSELEEFNPAKEAGQPKAKVEKGHWFVIVLAALNVMIFSSFMINMPIVIMTEGLGTPNTIALVMNLFTVGIFLGSFTYGWTTKLLKRFDIPFTILVYGIVLVILPRFVTLPVYMICALIFGWAFGAYNPSLVLAVSRQGSALAATAAIAFFVAGQGLGQFIQPYFMLLTGVFGLNEPWGELAPWVMAGPMLIAISICSFIWVVKITNRKFPYEGNVKAVGKADQTMESPLDS; this is encoded by the coding sequence ATGTCTGAACCCAAACCAGGCCAAAAGCCCCACTATGGCGGTGCAGTTAAAGCCGCCGTGTTATCCATCATGCTGCTGCAGTACTTACAGGCTTTGACCTCACCGGCTGCCGGTGCTATTTTGAAGCATTTCGAGCAATTTGGGTACACTTCACTGGACATTAAACAAATTCAGACCATCCCGACTTTGGTTATGATCTTTGCCTGTATGGCCATTATCCCTATGGCCAATAAGCTGCGCAAGAAAACAATTCTTAAAATTGCCATGGCCTTGATTTTTTTTGGTGGAATCGCACCAGGGATCGGACCGGACAGCATGATGTTCATCTATGCTTGCCGGGTGGTTTTTGGCTGTGGTTATGGTATGATTTATGCTTTAGCCTCTTCATTTATTGTTGATCTTTTTGACGGCCCTGAGCAAAAACAAATGATGGGCTGGAAGACGGCTGCCGGTTCGATTGGCGGGATTATCTTTCAGACCGTGGGCGGCTTTTTGGCGGCGATGTACTGGAAATATGCTTTCTTGGGCTTTCTCGTGGCGCTGCCCTTTATCTTATTGATTTTATGGAAATGCCCGGACCCCTCCGAGCTGGAGGAATTTAACCCGGCAAAAGAAGCCGGCCAGCCCAAAGCAAAGGTGGAAAAGGGCCATTGGTTCGTCATTGTTTTGGCCGCTCTGAATGTGATGATCTTCTCTTCGTTTATGATCAATATGCCCATCGTGATTATGACCGAAGGACTGGGGACTCCCAATACCATTGCTTTAGTTATGAATCTTTTTACTGTGGGAATTTTCCTGGGCAGCTTCACCTACGGCTGGACCACTAAACTATTGAAGCGATTTGACATACCCTTCACCATCCTGGTTTATGGTATCGTCCTGGTGATCCTGCCCCGTTTCGTCACCTTGCCGGTCTATATGATCTGTGCTTTGATCTTTGGCTGGGCTTTTGGCGCCTACAACCCCAGTCTGGTTCTGGCCGTATCCCGTCAGGGGAGCGCTCTGGCAGCTACCGCAGCCATTGCTTTCTTCGTTGCCGGGCAAGGGCTGGGACAGTTTATCCAACCTTACTTTATGCTGCTTACGGGAGTTTTTGGGCTTAACGAACCTTGGGGTGAACTGGCTCCCTGGGTTATGGCAGGTCCCATGCTCATTGCTATTTCAATCTGCAGTTTTATTTGGGTTGTCAAAATTACCAACAGGAAATTCCCCTATGAAGGGAATGTCAAAGCTGTGGGTAAGGCAGATCAGACCATGGAGAGTCCGCTGGACAGTTAA